From Nicotiana tabacum cultivar K326 chromosome 20, ASM71507v2, whole genome shotgun sequence, one genomic window encodes:
- the LOC142174620 gene encoding putative mitochondrial protein AtMg00860: MEHLRKVFQVLRENELYIKREKCEFSQSKVHFLGHVISNGKLRMNEDKVHAIQEWETLIKVTALRSFLVLVNYYRRFISGYSAKAALLTKLLKKNKPWVWMEHYQKAFECLKASVTEEPVLALPDFAKTFEVHIDASDFAIEGVLMQDKHLITFESRKLNEMERRYTMQEKEMTAITLKKITPKQARWQDFLAEFDYALEYKPGKGNIVADALSRKADLAAITSARWDIWETIKEGMQHDPAAKHLIEFMQQHCAAVIANRRD, from the exons ATggagcacttaaggaaggttttccaagtcttgcgGGAGAACGAGCTATACATCAAGAGAGAGAAGTGCGAGTTTTcacaatcaaaggtgcacttcttgggccatgtcattagcaatggcAAGCTACGCATGAATGAGGATAAGGTACATGCTATCCAGGAGTGGGAGACACTCATAAAGGTAACTGCATTGAGATCCTTCCTTGTccttgttaactactatcgtcggttcatcagTGGATACTCAGCAAAGGCCGCACTGTTGACtaagttgctaaagaagaacaagccatgggtttggaTGGAGCATTATCAAAAGGCGTTTGAATGCCTCAAGGCATCTGTAAcagaggagccagtcttggcATTACCTGACTTTGCCAAGACATTTGAGGTGCACATAGATGCCTCAGACTTCGCCATTGAGGGTGTTTTGATGCAGGATAAGCATCTCATAACATTTGAGAGCCGCAAGTTAAATGAGATGGAGCGGCGTTACACAATGCAAGAGAAGGAAATGACTGCCATT ACATTGAAGAAGATCACACCAAAACAGGCTAGGTGGCAAGATTTCTTAGCCGAGTTTGATTATGCACTGGAGTATAAGCCGGGAAAAGGTAATattgtagccgatgccttgagccggaaAGCCGATCTTGCTGCAATCACTTCAGCGAGATGGGACATTTGGGAGActataaaagaaggcatgcaaCATGATCCAGCAGCCAAACATCTTATCGAGTTTATGCAGCAGCATTGCGCCGCGGTTATC GCAAATAGAAGGGATTGA